The sequence below is a genomic window from Natronorubrum halophilum.
GTTGTGTTTCCACTGGCCCTCCGAAACCGCACCATCCGGCAGTCGACGCTCGACCGCACCGACGTACTCGCCCTCGAGCACCATCACCCGGTAGTCGGTCGCGTCGGGCAGGTACTCCTGGACCAGAAACGAGCGGTCGCCGGTCGCCCTGTAGTCGTGGACCAGAGAGAGGTAATCGCAGATCCCCAGAAACGAGTCGAGATCGTGAGCCTTCGCCACGCCGACGCCGCGGGTCGTCGAGTTCGGTTTGACGACGACCGGCGGCTCGAACCGCTCGAAAACGTCGGTCAGTTCCGCTTCCCCGACGTCGTTAGAGACGTACACCGAGTTCGGTACCGGCAGGCCGGCCCGGCCGAGACGCGCGATCACCTCGGCTTTGTTCCGCGAGGTCAGGACGGTCTCGTGGTCGTTGATCCACGGAATCTCGAGGAGGGCGTCGGCGACGCCGCCTTCCATCAGTCGGCCGGGATAGACGTAGCCGGCGTCGTACTCGCCGGGAGACCACGGCGCGTCCTCGCCAAGCGGCACCACGCGCTCGCTCGCGGGCACGTGGTGAACCCGAATCCCCCGCTCGGAAAGCGGCTCGCGCATCCGCTGGAACGTCTCCTGATCGTTCGCGACCGCGAGATCGATCATGGTCGGAACTCGGGATGGAGGAGATAAAAAGGTGCTCGAGATCGAATCGACTCGAGTGTCCGGATTCGGCCGGGAGCGGGCTCCGAGCACCGCGAGGAGTCCGCGACTCGGGGGAGGGCAGGCTGTCGCCCCGTCACCGACCGCGAGTGAGCGAAAGCGAACGGGGGCTCGGAAGACGCGACGTGTCTTCCGGTGCTTTTCATCGAAGTGGTAGGAGGGTGCGCCGAAGGCGCACCCGCAGAATAACAGTTCGTTACGCGATCAGCTGCTCTTCGCCCCGCTCGATGACGACGCGACACGGCGGCGAGATCTTGTTGTAGGCGCGGCGGAGCGCGTCCTTGGCGAACTCAGCGTCGTCGACGTCACACCAGATCGTGAAGATGCGCTCGCCGGCGTTCATTCGCGCGGCGGTACCGACGATCTTCCCGAAGGACTGGCGCATTCCGTCGGAAACACGGTCCGCACCCGCACCCGTCGCCTGCTTGTTCTCTCGGATGACCTGGTGGGGGAACTTCCGAAGAATCATCTTGTAGTTGCCCTCGCCGGCGTTTTTAAGCATGTGACGGTTAGCCGAGAGACGCGATGCCTCGAGGCTCCCGTGGCGGAGCTGAACCTCTTCTTCGGTGATCAGACTGATCTGGATGGGGTACTCGTCAGGATCGGCGCTGATGTCGCCCATCTTGTGCTGTGCGATCTTCGAACCGGGGATTCCAGTGATGTATTCGCGGCGCGTGTACGATGGCTTATCGATAGCCCGGTACATTGAGGCGGGTTTGTCTGACATGGCTGTAGTTACTTACGAAAACGCAGGCCTACCGTGCGGATAAAGGCTTCGAAGCACGCGTTGTGGACGCCGTCGAGCGAGGGGAAACCCGGCTCCCCGACCGCGGAGCGTGAATACCGAGCGCGGTCGGAGTGAGTTCGTCGGGCGCGAGATCGAGGGCTCACACGGCGACGATGGAGTAACGGGCGTCTCGAGCGTCGAATCGGAAACTCCCCGTACCGTGTGGCCGAAGGCGGTGGCGTCAGCGGGGACACGTCGCCGGCAGGGAACAGAACGCGACGGTTCAGTTGCTCGGCACGTACTCGCTACCGCGCTTCTCGACGAGGTCCTGACTCGAGAGGGAGTTGAGGACGCTCAGGATCGCGATCTTCTTCATCGAGAGTATCTGTCCGAGTTCGTCGACCGTCGCGCTCCCGGCCGCCTCGAGGTAGAGGTACACGAGTTTCCCCTGCGGGGACTCGAGTTCGGTCGGAAGCTGGCTGATCTCGTTGGTGGCGTGGGTCTGTTCCATCATCGTACCAACACCAATGTCGAACTTCCGTATAAATCTATGGTGCAGTGAGTGCATATTGGATAACGAGTATTATTGTGATTATATGTATTGTTTTGGTGTGTCATAGCGAAGTCGAGCTGCGTGCAAGAACAGTATCGGTCATAGAGTGCATCGTTCGGGCGTTAGGAAGGGTTTTCTGAGACGGGACTGGAATTCGACAAAAGAGCAAGCGTGTGTAAGCTTTCTCACATTTTAGCTGCAGGAACTGAGAATATGCGA
It includes:
- a CDS encoding ATP-grasp domain-containing protein; protein product: MIDLAVANDQETFQRMREPLSERGIRVHHVPASERVVPLGEDAPWSPGEYDAGYVYPGRLMEGGVADALLEIPWINDHETVLTSRNKAEVIARLGRAGLPVPNSVYVSNDVGEAELTDVFERFEPPVVVKPNSTTRGVGVAKAHDLDSFLGICDYLSLVHDYRATGDRSFLVQEYLPDATDYRVMVLEGEYVGAVERRLPDGAVSEGQWKHNVHRGAEATGVDLPEPWREIAEAVATELEIPFLGVDLLETADRLVVNETNARPTIDAETKYEPGFYDRLAAAIRRTADRR
- a CDS encoding 50S ribosomal protein L16, which translates into the protein MSDKPASMYRAIDKPSYTRREYITGIPGSKIAQHKMGDISADPDEYPIQISLITEEEVQLRHGSLEASRLSANRHMLKNAGEGNYKMILRKFPHQVIRENKQATGAGADRVSDGMRQSFGKIVGTAARMNAGERIFTIWCDVDDAEFAKDALRRAYNKISPPCRVVIERGEEQLIA
- a CDS encoding MarR family transcriptional regulator, whose product is MMEQTHATNEISQLPTELESPQGKLVYLYLEAAGSATVDELGQILSMKKIAILSVLNSLSSQDLVEKRGSEYVPSN